The Bacteroidia bacterium genomic interval TCGAAAAATCTTTGGGCTTTCGTCCCAATACCTTTTCAATATCATGGCTAATCTCTGAAACAGCAGGATCACCGATCACCTCTGCAAAGAGGTAGTTGACCAGCCAAACATAATCTGCTGGTACTCCTGCTTCCTCTAACATCTTTCGATAGGCTTCCAGACTGACAGGGGTAAAAGCAATTTCTCTTCCAGTCACCTCCGCAATTTCTGCTACAACTTCTTTAAAGCTCAAGCTGCGAGCGCCAGTTAATTCATAAAGTTGTCCGTCATGTGCTGAACTGAGCAGAACTTCCAAAGCCACATCAGAAATATCATCTGTATCCACAAAAGGTATCTGAGCATCAGCCTGGGCAGTTGCTACATGACCTGCCTGGATGGGTTCAAGAAAAAAGCTCTCGCTGAAATTCTGGCTAAACCAGCTCGCTCGAATGATGGTATAGGCTATGCCTGAGTTGATCACAATCTGTTCGCAAAGTTCTGCTTCTCTCTCGCCTTTCCCGGAAAGTAAAACAAGCTTTTTGATTCCAGCTTTCTGTGATTCCTTTACCAATTGTTCTATTGCTTCTTTCGCACCGGGAACTGCCAGGTCAGGTTGAAAAGTGATATATACTTTATCCATTTCTGCCAGTGCTGCCGCCCATCCTTGCGGTTTTTGCCAATCAAAAGAAGGACTTGCACTTCTCGAACCGATTCGGACTTCGATTCCCTTATTTTGTAGTTTTTTAACTACTTTTCTTCCGGTTTTACCCGTTCCGCCGATGACTAATATCTTGTCTTTCATAATCTTATGGTTTGAATGTTATAGGTGAATCTTGAATGTTTTATAGTTGAAGACTGTGTTCTTTGTCCGTGAAAGCAGCCAATAGGCTTAAGAGTAGGGCCAGGAGAGAAAAATAGGTGCGGATGCTGTGCAAACGGTTCCATTGTAGCTCGTAGGAATGCCTGATCTCATGAAGCGCTTCTTTGCTCAATTCTTCTATCTGTAGGATATCCAGTCCATCGTTTAGGGGAACATTACCAAAAGCGGTTACGCCAAAGGTTCCGATAAGGTAGGATAATGTTGCGCCCAGGATCAGGTAAAATGCCAGGCCCATACCGGATTGAAGTTGTGCATAGGTGTTGAGCAGGAGGAAAATCAGGCTACCAAAAAAGATGGCATAAAAGGCCGGGTTCAGGATTGCTCGATTGATGGATTGCATGCTTTCAACATAGGCATGGTCATCAATGCGTTTGGTTCCAGGGATCACTGAGACTTCCCATGCATAGAATAGACCTGCAGAAAGTCCCGTCAGGAGGATGGCAACAAACAGAGAGCTGCCTTTTAAGGTGAATTCCATTTTATTTCTGTATAAATGATTGTGAATTGATCCAGTTTTGGAGGGTATCGTATTCGGCTTGAGTCAGCTTGATTTTTCTGCCTCTGGGCATGCGCTTTTTGACGAAGACCTGTTTGTAAATCCTGGGAGCCAGTTCTTCCATATTCTCCAGGCTAAAAACCCTTCTAGGATTCTGCTTTTGATGGCAGACATTGCATTTTGCCTTAAGAATTTCGAATGCAGCTTGTTTGAGTTCTTCCGGAGGCAGGCTTTCGGAACCCGGTCCCCAAACGATAAAGGAAGGAAGCATAAATAGTCCCCAGATTAGGACCAGACTTCGACTTAGATTTTGTGTTATTTGTTTCATCTTTCTGTGTACTAATTGTTTGATGAAACAAAGTTGGGGCCTTCACAAAGAAGTCATTGGTCCCAAAAGGAGTATGATTTGTTCGAAAAGGATAATTGGGGTGGGAAGTGCAAATAAGAGACTGGAAATGAAAAACTCAGCAGCTATTTCTAAGCTTTTACCTTCTCCGTTTCTTAATATTCATTTATTTCTTATATCCGGATTTCACTAGGCCTATATCCATACTTCTTAGCAAAAGCATTGGAAAAGGAGCTGAGACTATCGTAGCCTACCTGCCAGGCCGCTTCTTGCACACTGAATTCCTGCTTTCTCAATAAGTCATGAGCTTTTGAGAGTCGTTCGTTTTGCAAGTATTTGAAAACCGGAACTCCGAATACTTCTTTAAAGTTCTTTTTTAACTTGAAACTGTTCAGGCCAATCAGTCGAGATAGTTCAGATAGAGAGGGAGGAGTTTCCAGATTATTGGCGAGAATTTCTTTGGCTTCGAAAATCTTTTGCCTTTCATCCGACTTGATTCTCTTTTCTTTCAACACTGCCAATTCTCCAAAAAAATGAGAAAGTAAGGCAGTTATCTGACTTCGAAAGAACATCATTCTCGTCTTTCCCTCAAAGCGACAATTAAAAAGCTGATCTAGAATATTATGCATCTCAGGACTCATGAAAAAAACAGGTCCCTCTACATAATGATCTGTGGGATGTGTCAATTGATAGAGGAATTCGGAAAATAATTCGCCCTCCTGATTGGGGAGTTTTTCCAGATTTTTCAGAGAGGTAACGATAACAATGGAATTCAGGACTTTCTCTGCTGAAACCGTATGCACAAATTCAACCTGATCATCGGCATAAAAGGAAAGAGCCATACCTTTGGTATGTGTAAAATCTTTATGCTTATCGCCATACTTTACCCGAAGGTCTACATTTCCTTCTCCATAAAAAGCTACAGCAACAACTTCTTCATCAAAGGTACAGGCATCGGTGGTAACCTCAATTGCCTGAGATTCTTCGACAAGAAT includes:
- a CDS encoding NAD(P)H-binding protein → MKDKILVIGGTGKTGRKVVKKLQNKGIEVRIGSRSASPSFDWQKPQGWAAALAEMDKVYITFQPDLAVPGAKEAIEQLVKESQKAGIKKLVLLSGKGEREAELCEQIVINSGIAYTIIRASWFSQNFSESFFLEPIQAGHVATAQADAQIPFVDTDDISDVALEVLLSSAHDGQLYELTGARSLSFKEVVAEIAEVTGREIAFTPVSLEAYRKMLEEAGVPADYVWLVNYLFAEVIGDPAVSEISHDIEKVLGRKPKDFSTYVTETAATGIWNPKIHIPSA
- a CDS encoding anthrone oxygenase family protein, with protein sequence MEFTLKGSSLFVAILLTGLSAGLFYAWEVSVIPGTKRIDDHAYVESMQSINRAILNPAFYAIFFGSLIFLLLNTYAQLQSGMGLAFYLILGATLSYLIGTFGVTAFGNVPLNDGLDILQIEELSKEALHEIRHSYELQWNRLHSIRTYFSLLALLLSLLAAFTDKEHSLQL
- a CDS encoding AraC family transcriptional regulator, which codes for MTRDIIDINDFTILVEESQAIEVTTDACTFDEEVVAVAFYGEGNVDLRVKYGDKHKDFTHTKGMALSFYADDQVEFVHTVSAEKVLNSIVIVTSLKNLEKLPNQEGELFSEFLYQLTHPTDHYVEGPVFFMSPEMHNILDQLFNCRFEGKTRMMFFRSQITALLSHFFGELAVLKEKRIKSDERQKIFEAKEILANNLETPPSLSELSRLIGLNSFKLKKNFKEVFGVPVFKYLQNERLSKAHDLLRKQEFSVQEAAWQVGYDSLSSFSNAFAKKYGYRPSEIRI